A window of the Nycticebus coucang isolate mNycCou1 chromosome 3, mNycCou1.pri, whole genome shotgun sequence genome harbors these coding sequences:
- the LOC128582247 gene encoding 40S ribosomal protein SA-like, producing the protein MSGALDVLQMKEEDVLKFLAAGTHLGGTNLDFQVEQYIYKRKSDGIYIINLKRTWEKLLLAARAIVAIENPAEVSVISSRNTGQRAVLKFAAATGATPIAGRFTPGTFTNQIQAAFREPRLLVVTDPRADHQPLTEASYVNLPTIALCNTDSPLHYVDIAIPCNNKGAHSVGLMWWMLAQEVLRMCGTISREHPWEVMPDLYFYRDPKEIEKEEQAAAEKAVTKEEFQGEWTAPALEFTATQPEVADWSEGVQVPSVPIQQFPTEDWSAQPATEDWSAAPTAQATEWVGTTTEWS; encoded by the coding sequence atgtccggagcccttgatgtcctgcaaatgaaggaggaggatgtcctcaaattccttgcagCAGGAACCCACTTAGGTGGCACCAATCTTGACTTCCAAGTGGAACagtacatctacaaaaggaaaagtgatggtatctacatcataaatctgaagaggacctgggaaaaacttctgttggcagctcgggccattgttgccattgaaaaccctgCCGAAGTCAGTGTCATATCCTCCAGGAATACTGGCCAGCGAGCTGTGTTGAAGTTTGCTGCTGCTACTGGAGCCACTCCTATTGCTGGCCGCTTCACTCCCGGAACCTTCACTAACCAGATACAGGCAGCCTTCCGGGAGCCTCgtcttctagtggttactgatccCAGGGCTGACCACCAACCTCTCACAGAGGCATCTTATGTTAACCTGCCTACCATTGCTCTGTGTAACACAGATTCTCCTCTGCATTATGTGGACATCGCCATCCCTTGCAACAACAAGGGAGCTCACTCAGTAGGTTTGATGTGGTGGATGCTGGCCCAGGAAGTTCTCCGCATGTGTGGCACCATCTCCCGTGAACATCCGTGGGAGGTCATGCCAGATCTCTATTTCTACAGAGATCCTaaagagattgaaaaggaagagcaggctgctgcTGAGAAAGCTGTGACCAAGGAGGAATTTCAGGGTGAATGGACTGCTCCAGCTCTTGAGTTTACTGCTACACAACCAGAGGTTGCAGACTGGTCAGAAGGCGTGCAAGTGCCCTCTGTGCCTATTCAGCAGTTCCCCACTGAAGACTGGAGTGCCCAGCCTGCCACTGAAGACTGGtctgcagctcccactgctcAGGCCACTGAATGGGTAGGAACAACCACTGAGTGGTCTTAA